The proteins below come from a single Leifsonia sp. 1010 genomic window:
- a CDS encoding ROK family protein: MMANGLRAVLSLDIGGTKLAVGVVTEDGRTHALIVEPTRREEGPGAIVPRLFDMGHRAIAESGLEVEAVGISCGGPLDAKAGVLTGPLHLPGWIDLPIVELAEREFGIPAVLENDATAGALGEFRYGAARDADTMVYLTISTGIGGGAVIDGRLHRGAAGNGGEFGHVMVRTGGRPCLCGRRGCLEGYASGTSIAQRAREAVAERGAGSTLAQLPVVRAEDVVAAAADGDALAVELWDETVDVLSVALTDLVNVFEPDLVVLGGGVTRSGDALLVPVRERVAADAMPPAAAASTVVLAALGDVVCVVGAGAVAFDRLDQLAGAGAGVRKGDHRG, translated from the coding sequence ATGATGGCAAACGGCCTCCGCGCCGTCCTCTCGCTCGACATCGGCGGCACGAAGCTCGCCGTCGGTGTTGTCACGGAAGACGGACGAACCCACGCACTGATCGTCGAACCCACTCGTCGGGAGGAGGGCCCGGGTGCGATCGTTCCCAGGCTGTTCGACATGGGTCATCGCGCGATCGCCGAATCCGGCCTCGAGGTGGAGGCGGTCGGCATCTCCTGCGGCGGTCCGCTCGACGCCAAGGCCGGTGTGCTGACCGGCCCGCTGCACCTCCCCGGTTGGATCGACCTGCCGATCGTCGAGCTCGCCGAGCGCGAGTTCGGCATCCCGGCCGTGCTCGAGAACGACGCGACCGCCGGCGCCCTCGGTGAGTTCCGCTATGGTGCCGCACGCGACGCCGACACCATGGTCTACCTGACGATCTCCACCGGCATCGGCGGCGGCGCAGTCATCGACGGTCGCCTGCACCGCGGAGCGGCCGGCAACGGCGGCGAGTTCGGCCACGTGATGGTCCGCACCGGCGGCCGCCCGTGCCTGTGCGGGCGGCGCGGGTGCCTCGAGGGATACGCTTCCGGCACGTCCATCGCCCAGCGCGCCCGCGAGGCCGTCGCCGAGCGCGGCGCCGGCTCCACGCTCGCCCAGCTGCCCGTCGTTCGGGCGGAGGATGTGGTCGCAGCCGCCGCCGACGGCGACGCCCTCGCCGTCGAGCTTTGGGACGAGACGGTCGACGTGCTCTCCGTCGCCCTCACCGATCTCGTCAACGTCTTCGAGCCCGACCTCGTCGTGCTCGGCGGCGGGGTGACCCGCTCCGGCGACGCCCTGCTCGTGCCCGTGCGCGAGCGCGTCGCTGCTGACGCCATGCCGCCAGCCGCGGCCGCATCCACCGTCGTGCTCGCCGCGCTGGGCGACGTCGTCTGCGTCGTCGGCGCCGGCGCCGTCGCGTTCGACCGCCTCGACCAGCTCGCCGGTGCGGGCGCAGGCGTCCGGAAGGGAGACCACCGTGGCTGA
- a CDS encoding SRPBCC domain-containing protein, which translates to MTFIESNKDVDALTLTFVTEYDAPLERVWQLWSDPRQLERWWGPPTWPATFEVFEFEPAGRATYYMTGPDGTKARGWWRFVEIEPPVRLSLDDGFADDDGNPAPGEPVRMTTTLEERDGRTRMTQLARFASTQQLDEMVAMGMEEGMREAVSQIDDLLAADLTR; encoded by the coding sequence ATGACCTTCATCGAGTCGAACAAGGACGTGGATGCGCTGACGCTCACGTTCGTCACCGAGTACGACGCGCCGTTGGAGCGCGTGTGGCAGCTGTGGTCCGACCCGCGCCAGCTGGAGCGGTGGTGGGGACCGCCGACCTGGCCGGCCACGTTCGAGGTGTTCGAGTTCGAGCCGGCGGGACGGGCGACCTACTACATGACCGGACCGGACGGGACGAAGGCCCGGGGCTGGTGGCGGTTCGTGGAGATCGAGCCGCCGGTGCGCCTTTCGCTCGACGACGGCTTCGCCGACGACGACGGCAACCCGGCGCCCGGGGAGCCCGTCCGGATGACGACCACGCTAGAGGAGCGCGACGGCCGCACCCGCATGACGCAGCTCGCCCGCTTCGCGAGCACGCAGCAGCTCGACGAGATGGTCGCCATGGGCATGGAAGAGGGCATGCGCGAGGCCGTCTCTCAGATCGACGACCTCCTCGCCGCCGACCTCACCCGCTGA
- a CDS encoding alpha/beta fold hydrolase gives MDRIPLYREWHGDPDSPHPPLLLIHGGGSTIESNWGMLLPLLAPTRSVLAVELQGHGRTTSGDRPASFEGSADDVAAVLGELRLGPVDVLGFSNGGQVALQLAARHPSAVRRLIAASAPVHRVGMVDGFWDGLAAGTFDDLPAPYREADLAVSRDPEHARRMFDLDRELMLGFEDFPDELLASVSAPTLVVGADRDVVRAEHFVELASLLPNARLLIVPGIHGDYLGERLAAAGDPGPLRRTLPHLLAFLDAP, from the coding sequence GTGGACCGCATCCCCCTGTATCGCGAATGGCACGGCGACCCGGACTCTCCGCATCCACCGCTGCTGTTGATCCACGGCGGCGGGTCCACGATCGAGTCGAACTGGGGGATGCTGCTGCCGCTGCTCGCGCCGACCCGGTCGGTGCTCGCGGTCGAGCTGCAGGGGCACGGCCGGACGACCTCGGGTGACCGTCCGGCGAGCTTCGAAGGCTCCGCGGATGATGTCGCGGCCGTGCTGGGCGAGCTCCGGCTGGGCCCGGTGGATGTGCTCGGCTTCAGCAACGGAGGCCAGGTCGCTCTGCAGCTGGCGGCGCGGCATCCGTCCGCGGTGCGGCGGCTGATCGCGGCCTCGGCCCCGGTGCATCGAGTCGGGATGGTGGACGGCTTCTGGGACGGCCTCGCCGCCGGGACGTTCGACGACCTGCCCGCGCCGTACCGGGAGGCCGACCTCGCGGTCAGCCGCGACCCCGAGCACGCGCGACGGATGTTCGATCTCGACCGCGAGCTGATGCTCGGGTTCGAGGACTTCCCCGACGAGCTCCTCGCCTCCGTGTCCGCGCCGACGCTCGTGGTCGGGGCGGATCGGGACGTGGTGCGGGCGGAACACTTCGTCGAGCTGGCGTCGCTGCTCCCGAACGCCCGTCTGCTGATCGTCCCCGGCATCCACGGCGACTACCTGGGCGAGCGTCTCGCCGCCGCGGGCGACCCGGGCCCGCTCCGCCGCACGCTGCCGCACCTCCTCGCCTTCCTCGACGCCCCCTGA
- a CDS encoding MBL fold metallo-hydrolase: MSAFTEVAPGVHRFTDTCNVYVLIPPADSAGGARSGARRSGAIAIDFGSGDVLDHLAELGLETLDAVLMTHHHRDQGQGLPRAVEAGIPIFVPPVEQDLFARVDEMWSARALYNDYNLRQDRFSLLDPVPIAGTVPEYRTARFGGVDVKTIPTPGHTMGSVTYLVDSGDARVAFTGDLIYAPGKVWSLAATQWSYTESEGPAMNVLSCLLLQEEEPTILLPSHGEPMPEAVDALDQLATRMSGYVDSRRTHPWDLRDWLERPFVRLTDHLLLNRTANSCVYVLLSDSGAALFIDYGYDMSTGWPAGTDRAARRPWLASIPALKRDFGVTSVEVVLGTHYHDDHIAGLNLLRDVEGTEVWLPENVAPIMADPMRTDLPCQWFEPIPADRVLGLGETVRWQEYEIVTHELPGHTLYAAAFEFEVDGLRVLATGDQQTAEGRLGVQREILNYQYRNRFRRDDFIQSAALYRRVAPGLMITGHWQGREVDEDYLQLLTEQGDELAAIHDGLLPDDGMLPPADGNLVLVEPFYQRVAPGAELEYEVVVVNAYDEPREVVARLVTPAGWSDPDAASVVAGAGETVRLRFSVRATADVRKRQRIAADVTIGAARYGQAGDAVVDTVAPLSALDTPTALR; this comes from the coding sequence ATGAGCGCGTTCACCGAGGTCGCCCCGGGCGTCCACCGGTTCACGGATACGTGCAACGTGTACGTGTTGATCCCGCCGGCCGATTCGGCCGGCGGTGCGCGTTCCGGCGCGAGACGCTCCGGCGCCATTGCGATCGACTTCGGCTCCGGCGACGTGCTCGACCACCTCGCCGAGCTGGGGCTCGAGACGCTCGACGCGGTGCTCATGACGCACCACCATCGCGACCAGGGGCAGGGCCTTCCGCGCGCGGTCGAGGCCGGCATCCCGATCTTCGTGCCCCCGGTCGAGCAGGACCTCTTCGCCCGCGTCGACGAGATGTGGTCGGCCCGCGCGCTGTACAACGACTACAACCTGCGCCAGGACCGCTTCTCCCTGCTCGACCCCGTGCCGATCGCCGGGACCGTTCCCGAGTACCGCACCGCGCGGTTCGGCGGCGTCGACGTGAAGACCATCCCGACGCCCGGCCACACCATGGGGTCGGTCACCTACCTCGTCGACAGCGGGGATGCGCGCGTCGCTTTCACGGGCGACCTCATCTACGCGCCGGGCAAGGTGTGGTCGCTGGCCGCGACGCAGTGGTCGTACACCGAGAGCGAGGGCCCGGCGATGAACGTGCTCTCGTGCCTGCTGCTGCAGGAGGAGGAGCCGACCATCCTGCTCCCGTCGCACGGCGAGCCCATGCCCGAGGCCGTCGACGCGCTCGACCAGCTGGCCACCCGCATGAGCGGCTACGTCGACTCGCGGCGCACGCACCCGTGGGATCTGCGCGACTGGCTGGAGCGTCCCTTCGTCCGCCTCACCGACCACCTGCTGCTCAACCGCACCGCCAACTCGTGCGTGTATGTGCTGCTCAGCGACTCCGGCGCCGCGCTGTTCATCGACTACGGGTACGACATGTCGACCGGCTGGCCCGCGGGCACCGACCGTGCCGCCCGGCGCCCCTGGCTGGCGTCGATCCCGGCGCTCAAGCGCGACTTCGGGGTGACGTCGGTGGAGGTCGTGCTCGGCACCCACTATCACGACGACCACATCGCCGGGCTGAACCTGCTGCGCGACGTGGAGGGCACCGAGGTGTGGCTGCCCGAGAACGTCGCGCCGATCATGGCCGACCCGATGCGCACCGACCTTCCGTGCCAGTGGTTCGAGCCCATCCCGGCCGACCGGGTGCTCGGGCTCGGCGAGACGGTGCGCTGGCAGGAGTACGAGATCGTCACGCACGAACTGCCCGGCCACACCCTCTACGCCGCGGCGTTCGAGTTCGAGGTGGACGGCCTGCGGGTGCTCGCCACCGGCGACCAGCAGACGGCGGAGGGGCGGCTCGGGGTGCAGCGCGAGATCCTCAACTACCAGTACCGCAACCGGTTCCGGCGTGACGACTTCATCCAGAGCGCAGCCCTCTACCGCCGTGTCGCCCCCGGTCTCATGATCACCGGGCACTGGCAGGGTCGCGAGGTGGACGAGGACTACCTGCAGCTGCTGACCGAGCAGGGCGACGAGCTGGCCGCCATCCACGACGGACTCCTGCCGGACGACGGGATGCTGCCGCCCGCCGACGGCAACCTGGTGCTGGTGGAGCCGTTCTATCAGCGCGTGGCCCCGGGCGCGGAGCTCGAGTACGAGGTCGTCGTCGTCAACGCCTACGACGAGCCGCGCGAGGTGGTGGCGCGGCTGGTGACGCCCGCGGGCTGGAGCGACCCGGACGCCGCGTCAGTGGTGGCGGGAGCGGGGGAGACCGTGCGGCTGCGGTTCTCGGTCCGGGCGACGGCCGACGTCCGCAAACGGCAGCGGATCGCCGCGGACGTCACGATCGGCGCCGCGCGCTACGGCCAGGCGGGGGATGCCGTCGTCGACACCGTGGCACCGCTCTCCGCTCTCGACACCCCGACGGCCCTCCGCTAA
- a CDS encoding metalloregulator ArsR/SmtB family transcription factor, whose product MVVDELTDAEVDRIFQALADATRRDIVARSLQGEHSVSELARRYDMSFAAVQKHVAVLERAGLVRKRSRGRERVVSGDPETIRRASRLLDAYEEIWRRRDRAIDGILAEEARTTLSTTEPERNER is encoded by the coding sequence ATGGTTGTAGATGAGTTGACGGACGCAGAGGTCGATCGCATCTTCCAGGCACTGGCGGATGCGACCCGGCGGGATATCGTCGCGCGGTCGCTGCAGGGGGAGCACTCGGTGAGCGAGCTCGCCCGGCGGTACGACATGAGCTTCGCCGCCGTGCAGAAGCACGTCGCCGTGCTCGAGCGGGCCGGCCTCGTCCGGAAGCGGAGCCGCGGCCGCGAGCGCGTCGTCTCGGGCGACCCGGAGACGATCCGGCGGGCGTCCCGGCTGCTCGACGCCTATGAGGAGATCTGGCGCCGTCGCGATCGCGCCATCGACGGCATCCTCGCCGAGGAGGCCCGAACCACGCTGAGCACCACCGAACCAGAAAGGAACGAGCGATGA